The Paenibacillus sp. RUD330 genome has a segment encoding these proteins:
- a CDS encoding DUF1343 domain-containing protein, producing the protein MTLIQNGIDRISDYDSLLRGKRIGLITAPTGLDAEFRSTIDLLHERYGLAALFSPEHGVRGNLGAGDLVDAYVDPQTGVPVYSLYRKDSKRLTEEMLREVDIVVYDIQDVGTRYYTFIYTMLYALEDCAVAGVPFVVLDRINPLDGATVEGNVRREEFSSFVGGYPLAVRYGLTAGEVASMANAERGWNAELHVAECRGWKRGMLFPETGRPWIPPSMGIPRFHTALLYPGTCLFEGTNLSEGRGTTAPFETIGAPFVDGEVLAKEMNRLKLPGVHFRPVHFNPYMSKHQGSLCGGVYAHVLDERALRPVETGVRLLFKVRELFPAFEYLAPYRKGGRPFIDLLGGDEGYRTESPDALLERFADESRLFAERKKAYHLYE; encoded by the coding sequence ATGACTCTCATTCAGAACGGCATCGACCGGATCTCGGATTATGACAGCCTGCTGCGCGGCAAGCGCATCGGCCTGATCACGGCTCCGACCGGGCTCGATGCGGAATTCCGCTCCACGATCGATCTGCTGCATGAGCGGTACGGTCTTGCCGCCCTTTTCTCCCCGGAGCATGGGGTGCGCGGGAATCTCGGCGCCGGCGATCTGGTGGATGCCTATGTCGACCCTCAGACGGGGGTTCCGGTCTACAGCCTCTATCGCAAGGATTCCAAAAGGCTGACCGAGGAGATGCTGCGCGAGGTCGATATCGTCGTGTACGATATACAGGATGTAGGCACGCGCTACTATACGTTCATCTATACGATGCTGTACGCGCTGGAGGATTGCGCCGTCGCGGGCGTTCCCTTCGTCGTGCTGGACCGGATCAATCCGCTGGACGGCGCGACGGTCGAGGGCAATGTGCGGAGGGAGGAGTTCAGCTCCTTCGTCGGCGGGTATCCTTTGGCCGTCCGTTACGGCTTGACGGCCGGGGAGGTCGCCTCGATGGCCAATGCGGAGCGCGGCTGGAACGCCGAGCTTCATGTGGCGGAATGCCGGGGCTGGAAGCGCGGCATGCTGTTCCCGGAGACGGGACGTCCATGGATTCCGCCTTCCATGGGCATTCCGAGGTTCCATACCGCGCTGCTCTATCCCGGAACATGCCTGTTCGAGGGGACGAATCTGTCGGAAGGCAGAGGCACGACGGCGCCTTTTGAAACGATCGGGGCTCCCTTCGTGGACGGCGAAGTCCTTGCCAAGGAAATGAACCGCTTGAAGCTGCCCGGGGTGCATTTCCGCCCGGTGCACTTCAATCCATATATGTCCAAGCACCAGGGCTCCCTATGCGGCGGCGTATATGCGCATGTGCTGGACGAGAGGGCGCTGCGTCCGGTGGAGACAGGCGTACGGCTGCTGTTCAAGGTCAGGGAGCTGTTCCCGGCCTTTGAATACCTCGCTCCTTACCGCAAGGGCGGGAGGCCGTTCATCGACCTGCTCGGCGGCGACGAGGGGTACCGGACGGAAAGTCCGGACGCTTTATTGGAAAGGTTCGCAGACGAGAGTCGTCTGTTCGCGGAGCGCAAGAAGGCGTATCATTTGTACGAATAG
- a CDS encoding BadF/BadG/BcrA/BcrD ATPase family protein — protein MSYVAGLDGGGTKTAVAVADGRGEVIHSFPAGPLNYNGHDEQRVEASIREICRGLETACGSLDAVTDLCIGAAGVSNPSVGGRLQAALRAGGYGGALTLAGDHETALAGAHGRLHGIVLIAGTGSICYGRSHGGAAHRAGGFGHLIDDEGSGYSIGRGLLTSVVRAADGRIGPTALTELVYGALGIGSVPELVGYVYALGRSKADIAALSPLLGEACDAGDAAALRLAADSGAALAELVPAVASALDMEDGEIALLGSVLERSSYVREAFRAELSARLPRLRCVEPKRDAAYGAVLLALESRRCRLESARGGEGR, from the coding sequence ATGAGCTATGTGGCGGGACTGGACGGAGGCGGCACCAAGACGGCCGTGGCGGTGGCGGACGGGAGGGGCGAGGTCATTCATTCCTTCCCTGCGGGACCGCTCAATTACAATGGCCATGACGAACAGCGGGTCGAAGCCTCGATCCGGGAAATCTGCCGAGGGCTGGAGACGGCCTGCGGCTCGCTGGACGCCGTCACCGACCTGTGCATCGGAGCGGCCGGGGTGAGCAACCCCTCGGTCGGAGGGCGTCTGCAGGCCGCCCTCCGTGCCGGCGGCTACGGCGGCGCGCTGACGCTCGCCGGCGATCATGAAACGGCGCTGGCCGGCGCGCACGGCCGGCTGCACGGCATCGTGCTGATCGCCGGCACCGGCTCGATCTGTTATGGCCGCAGCCATGGCGGAGCGGCCCATCGCGCCGGCGGCTTCGGCCATCTGATCGACGACGAGGGCAGCGGCTACAGCATCGGCCGCGGGCTGCTGACGTCTGTCGTGCGCGCAGCCGACGGCCGGATCGGGCCGACCGCGCTGACGGAGCTCGTCTACGGAGCGCTCGGAATCGGCTCGGTGCCGGAGCTGGTCGGCTACGTCTATGCGCTGGGCCGAAGCAAGGCGGATATCGCCGCGCTCTCGCCGCTTCTCGGCGAGGCATGCGATGCGGGAGATGCTGCCGCCCTGCGGCTCGCCGCGGATAGCGGAGCTGCGCTGGCAGAGCTTGTGCCGGCGGTCGCATCCGCGCTCGATATGGAGGACGGCGAGATCGCCCTGCTTGGAAGCGTGCTGGAGCGCAGCTCCTACGTGAGGGAGGCCTTCCGGGCGGAGCTGTCCGCGCGGCTGCCGCGGCTCCGATGCGTCGAGCCCAAGCGGGACGCCGCTTACGGAGCGGTGCTGCTGGCGCTGGAGTCCAGACGATGCAGGCTGGAGTCCGCCAGGGGAGGGGAAGGCCGATGA
- a CDS encoding alpha/beta hydrolase-fold protein, whose product MTTIEANGRKLEIYLPPSYGHTDQRYPVVYLQDGGSLAACCWNLLDKLQREKSLPELILAGVPSPDRNGEYTPWPAAAVSPGRPDFGGGGRAYVDELADVIKPAVDRALRTKPEREHTAVAGGSLGGLISLFAALWRPDRFGAAGLLSPSLWFDGVMASIRTGATPDSALRLYVSVGSCEGRFKANRQRDMVPFVLEACRIWESGGFPGEQLRLHVEEGATHDLLFMARQLPDALRHLFAGSAADEPPGTAASSSPGEGMLPAASLAGKKAGVHPRASDAEASASRPNMDREDGRYRVSGTESFLMRSRHTGQEYEIYVHVPGKPAPPAGYPVLYAVDGNAYFGTLAEAMRLQTRHPRGLPPGMIVAIGYRSDEPFVTGRRFVDLTIPAELDGVRPDGSAWPDNGGADPFLDFISLELMPEIHRRYPADRSRQSLFGHSLGGFFTLYAMISRPGLFSSYVAGSPSVWWKEQALLKLLPDLEARLSGGTQQARLLIAVGSAEKPFMLQDARDLYRRLQPHEGHGFQVRYLEFPDEGHVSVLHPLISPMLRFLFADD is encoded by the coding sequence ATGACTACAATTGAAGCGAACGGCCGCAAGCTCGAAATCTATCTGCCGCCCTCCTACGGCCATACGGATCAGCGTTATCCCGTCGTCTACCTGCAGGACGGAGGATCGCTTGCGGCATGCTGCTGGAATCTCCTCGACAAGCTTCAGCGCGAAAAATCGCTGCCCGAGCTTATTCTCGCAGGCGTTCCGTCGCCGGACAGGAATGGCGAATATACGCCATGGCCGGCTGCAGCCGTGTCTCCCGGCCGGCCGGACTTCGGCGGCGGCGGGCGCGCCTATGTGGACGAGCTGGCCGATGTGATCAAGCCGGCCGTCGATCGCGCGCTGCGGACCAAGCCGGAACGGGAGCATACCGCCGTGGCGGGAGGCTCGCTCGGCGGCCTGATCTCGCTGTTCGCCGCCTTATGGCGCCCCGACCGGTTCGGAGCCGCCGGGCTGCTCTCCCCTTCCCTCTGGTTCGATGGAGTCATGGCAAGCATCCGCACCGGCGCGACGCCGGATTCCGCTCTTCGGCTGTATGTCAGCGTAGGCAGCTGCGAAGGCCGGTTCAAAGCCAACAGGCAGCGCGATATGGTGCCCTTCGTGCTTGAAGCTTGCCGAATATGGGAGAGCGGCGGCTTTCCCGGCGAGCAGCTGCGGCTGCATGTGGAGGAAGGCGCCACGCATGACCTGCTGTTCATGGCCCGGCAGCTGCCGGATGCCCTGCGGCATCTATTCGCCGGCAGCGCCGCCGACGAGCCGCCGGGGACAGCTGCCTCTTCCAGCCCCGGCGAAGGAATGCTTCCGGCAGCAAGTCTCGCGGGAAAGAAGGCCGGTGTGCATCCGCGGGCCTCCGATGCGGAAGCCTCGGCCTCTCGCCCGAACATGGACCGTGAAGACGGCCGCTACCGCGTGTCCGGCACGGAATCGTTCCTCATGCGAAGCCGCCATACCGGGCAGGAATATGAAATCTATGTGCATGTTCCGGGCAAGCCCGCTCCCCCAGCCGGATACCCGGTTCTCTATGCGGTGGACGGCAACGCCTACTTCGGCACCCTGGCCGAAGCGATGCGGCTCCAGACCCGCCATCCGCGCGGCCTTCCTCCCGGGATGATCGTCGCGATCGGATACCGCTCGGACGAGCCGTTCGTCACCGGCCGCCGGTTCGTCGACCTCACGATTCCGGCCGAGCTGGACGGGGTCCGTCCCGACGGCTCCGCCTGGCCGGACAATGGAGGTGCGGATCCTTTTCTCGACTTCATCTCTCTCGAGCTCATGCCGGAGATCCATCGCCGCTACCCGGCGGATCGCAGCCGCCAGTCGCTGTTCGGCCATTCGCTCGGCGGCTTCTTCACCCTGTATGCGATGATCTCCAGGCCGGGCCTGTTCAGCTCCTACGTCGCCGGCAGCCCGTCCGTCTGGTGGAAGGAGCAGGCGCTGCTCAAGCTGCTGCCCGATCTGGAGGCCAGGCTTTCCGGCGGCACGCAGCAAGCGAGGCTGCTGATCGCCGTCGGCAGCGCCGAGAAGCCGTTCATGCTGCAGGATGCCCGCGATTTGTACCGGCGGCTGCAGCCTCACGAGGGACATGGATTCCAGGTCCGCTACCTCGAGTTTCCCGATGAAGGGCATGTGTCGGTGCTGCATCCCCTGATCAGCCCGATGCTGCGGTTCCTGTTCGCCGATGATTAG
- a CDS encoding GNAT family N-acetyltransferase — MPAGRPAKEADSIKIAAWDNRYEEEAVALWNEEAVRDGYKEMSAERLRSSMTGHPSFDAGTAFVMLKEGRVDGFAVGCTGGGLPLGDVAGYITCVVVRSGPEADAARGRLLDELERRFRELGKKQAEVLFFNPMRLAWYIPDTPGHEHNNAPGVPAGSALHRLLLERGYAERALQRAMYLPLGDFSVPDEIRAKEERAASAGYRVERLDAARHAGLAEMLEALGNPLWKQEIASAAASGVPVLLAAHEGRAAGFAGPVIREDSGRGYFAGIGVEPSHEGHGLGTILFFRLCEAFRSAGADYMSLYTGSGNPALRIYEKAGFRTVKEFAVMRKEL, encoded by the coding sequence ATGCCGGCCGGGCGGCCGGCAAAGGAGGCGGACAGCATCAAGATTGCCGCATGGGACAACCGTTATGAAGAGGAAGCGGTCGCGCTCTGGAACGAGGAAGCCGTGCGCGACGGCTATAAGGAAATGAGCGCCGAGCGGCTCCGGTCCTCCATGACTGGGCATCCGAGCTTTGATGCGGGGACGGCCTTCGTCATGCTGAAGGAAGGCCGGGTCGACGGGTTTGCCGTCGGCTGCACGGGCGGCGGGCTGCCGCTCGGCGACGTCGCCGGTTACATCACCTGCGTCGTCGTCCGCAGCGGCCCGGAGGCGGATGCCGCCAGGGGCCGGCTGCTGGATGAGCTGGAGCGCAGGTTCCGCGAGCTGGGCAAGAAACAGGCGGAGGTCCTCTTCTTCAATCCGATGAGGCTGGCCTGGTACATCCCGGATACGCCGGGACATGAGCACAACAACGCTCCCGGCGTTCCGGCGGGAAGCGCCCTTCACCGCCTGCTCCTGGAGCGCGGTTATGCCGAACGGGCCCTTCAGAGGGCCATGTATCTGCCTCTGGGCGATTTCTCCGTGCCGGATGAAATCCGGGCCAAGGAAGAGCGGGCCGCATCCGCCGGCTATCGGGTGGAGCGGCTCGATGCGGCGCGTCATGCCGGACTGGCCGAGATGCTGGAGGCGCTCGGCAATCCGCTGTGGAAGCAGGAGATCGCTTCCGCGGCCGCTTCGGGCGTGCCGGTGCTGCTCGCTGCCCACGAAGGGCGGGCGGCAGGCTTTGCCGGGCCGGTCATCCGCGAGGACTCCGGGCGCGGCTACTTCGCCGGCATCGGGGTCGAGCCCAGCCATGAAGGCCATGGACTCGGCACGATCCTGTTCTTCCGCCTCTGCGAAGCGTTCCGCTCCGCCGGCGCGGACTACATGTCCTTGTACACCGGAAGCGGCAACCCCGCTTTGCGCATCTACGAAAAAGCCGGTTTCCGGACGGTGAAGGAATTCGCCGTCATGAGAAAGGAGCTCTGA
- a CDS encoding ATP-binding protein, with translation MELLDFEELKRYYQAIGLDSSVIPDFKDRLAVDALRQRKSDYADVLEVSLDLAERFLGLLPQDPMLVAVSDGEGHVLGFGGNPAMIGSLHEFNIAEGVRYGEEAAISSITLCLERNEPVQVIGAEHYHLPLQQMACYTAPLPDPEGSGRIYATISIMTVADNAHPQLLALLGTMADSIERELLLRKRNTQQQILTQALLETSHFGVVLTDERGTILTLNDSVSRMLSLADKREGLDVRSLPVVGPCFRRLLDEGGDHIVGLELSDKRFSVQKHFILDIVPVVDGDGRLIRTAGTLRETTEMKRAEEQLRHNEKLVFAGQLAVGIAHEIRNPLTAIKGMLQFTSSQLDPAHYSLLMSEIERINLITDDFLVLGRPKTRPLAIRECSGLLEETLQMFEFQCRLENISIRREYISSGLLLCECDQMKQVFLNVLRNASEAMPRGGEISITLEAADGRQTISISDTGAGIDAEGLKRAGEPFHTTKPGGNGLGLMIVKRIMAAHEGSFAIDSIAGEGTVVTLELPLAGSGRQPMLD, from the coding sequence ATGGAGCTGCTTGATTTCGAGGAATTGAAACGATATTACCAAGCCATAGGGCTGGATTCCTCCGTTATACCCGATTTCAAGGACCGGCTTGCTGTCGACGCCCTGCGTCAAAGGAAATCCGATTACGCCGATGTGCTCGAGGTGTCGCTTGATCTGGCCGAACGGTTCCTCGGCTTGCTGCCGCAGGACCCGATGCTGGTCGCCGTCTCCGACGGGGAGGGCCATGTGCTCGGCTTCGGCGGCAATCCGGCCATGATCGGCTCGCTTCACGAGTTCAATATTGCCGAAGGCGTCCGTTACGGGGAGGAGGCCGCCATCAGCTCCATCACGCTGTGCCTGGAGCGCAACGAGCCCGTGCAGGTGATCGGAGCCGAGCATTATCATCTTCCGCTCCAGCAGATGGCCTGCTATACGGCGCCTCTGCCGGATCCGGAAGGCTCGGGCAGGATATACGCCACCATCTCGATCATGACCGTAGCCGACAACGCCCATCCCCAGCTGCTCGCCCTGCTCGGCACGATGGCCGATTCCATCGAGAGGGAGCTGTTGCTGCGCAAGCGGAACACCCAGCAGCAGATTCTGACGCAGGCGCTGCTGGAAACAAGCCACTTCGGCGTGGTCCTCACGGATGAGCGCGGAACGATCCTGACCTTGAACGACTCCGTGTCCCGCATGCTCAGCCTCGCAGACAAGCGGGAAGGCCTCGATGTCCGCAGCCTGCCCGTCGTCGGCCCCTGCTTCCGCCGGCTTCTGGACGAAGGCGGCGATCACATCGTAGGACTCGAGCTCTCGGACAAGCGCTTCAGCGTCCAGAAGCACTTCATCCTCGACATCGTTCCCGTCGTAGACGGCGACGGGCGGCTGATCCGTACGGCGGGCACGCTGCGGGAGACGACGGAAATGAAGCGGGCCGAGGAGCAGCTCCGCCACAACGAGAAGCTCGTGTTTGCCGGCCAGCTGGCCGTCGGCATCGCGCATGAAATCCGCAATCCGCTCACCGCGATCAAGGGCATGCTGCAGTTCACCTCGAGCCAGCTTGATCCCGCCCATTATTCCCTGCTCATGAGCGAGATCGAGCGGATCAACCTCATCACGGACGACTTTCTCGTCCTCGGCAGGCCGAAAACGCGCCCGCTCGCTATCCGGGAATGCTCCGGCCTGCTGGAGGAGACGCTTCAAATGTTCGAATTCCAATGCCGCCTCGAGAACATCTCGATAAGGCGCGAATACATAAGCTCCGGGCTGCTGCTCTGCGAGTGCGACCAGATGAAGCAGGTGTTCCTCAACGTGCTTCGCAACGCCTCCGAAGCCATGCCGCGCGGCGGGGAAATCTCGATCACGCTGGAGGCTGCCGACGGCCGCCAGACCATCTCGATCTCGGATACCGGAGCAGGCATCGATGCGGAAGGGCTCAAACGGGCGGGCGAGCCGTTCCATACGACCAAGCCGGGCGGCAACGGCCTTGGTCTCATGATCGTCAAGCGCATCATGGCCGCGCATGAAGGCAGCTTTGCCATCGACAGCATCGCGGGAGAAGGCACGGTCGTCACGCTGGAGCTTCCGCTTGCCGGCAGCGGCCGGCAGCCGATGCTCGATTGA
- a CDS encoding iron ABC transporter permease gives MPDSDPARKGSRGRDGGTGGAAHSGGGNIWAVAGSAAALIVLLIYLGLTNGEFNVPASDMLRTLLRMQNDADQQLVIFQFRLPRILLGALVGLALGAAGAAVQSVTRNSLADPGILGINAGAGMAVVLFMLVFQDLIGSSGTLGIMLMPLFGVAGGMAAALTIFSLARSKGSLDPQRLILVGIAVTTGFGAVTLYASLKMNPSDFERAAMWLSGNLNAANWTYILSALPWVAILIPVLWSKARLLDLLRLGDDSLASLGISLGRERGRLLLASVGLVAASVAVSGSIAFVGLIAPHMASRLIGMSHRRIVPVSSLIGCAMVLAGDFVGRTVFSPSQLPVGIVISIIGAPYFVWLLAKQRRHG, from the coding sequence ATGCCTGACAGCGACCCTGCCCGCAAGGGGAGCCGAGGAAGAGACGGCGGAACGGGCGGAGCCGCCCATTCGGGAGGCGGCAATATCTGGGCTGTGGCCGGAAGCGCCGCGGCGCTTATCGTCCTGCTCATCTACCTTGGTCTCACGAACGGCGAATTCAACGTCCCCGCCTCCGACATGCTGCGGACGCTGCTCCGCATGCAGAACGACGCGGATCAGCAGCTCGTCATCTTCCAGTTCCGCTTGCCGCGCATTCTGCTTGGAGCGCTGGTCGGGCTCGCTCTTGGAGCAGCCGGAGCAGCCGTGCAGAGCGTGACGCGCAACAGCCTGGCCGATCCCGGCATTCTCGGCATCAACGCCGGAGCCGGCATGGCCGTCGTCTTGTTCATGCTCGTCTTCCAGGACCTGATCGGCTCCTCCGGAACGCTCGGCATCATGCTCATGCCCCTCTTCGGCGTGGCGGGAGGCATGGCTGCGGCGCTCACGATCTTCTCCCTGGCACGCTCCAAAGGAAGCCTGGATCCGCAGAGGCTGATCCTCGTCGGCATCGCGGTCACGACCGGCTTCGGGGCGGTGACGCTGTACGCTTCCTTGAAAATGAATCCGAGCGACTTCGAACGCGCCGCCATGTGGCTGTCCGGCAACCTGAACGCAGCCAACTGGACGTATATCCTCTCCGCGCTTCCATGGGTCGCCATCCTGATTCCGGTTCTATGGAGCAAAGCCCGGCTGCTCGATCTGCTCCGCCTCGGCGACGACTCGCTGGCCAGCCTGGGCATCTCTCTGGGCCGCGAGCGCGGCAGGCTGCTGCTCGCCAGCGTCGGGCTTGTGGCCGCAAGCGTAGCCGTATCGGGAAGCATCGCTTTTGTCGGCCTCATCGCTCCCCATATGGCTTCCCGGCTGATCGGGATGTCCCATAGGCGGATCGTGCCGGTCAGCTCCCTCATCGGCTGCGCGATGGTGCTTGCCGGTGACTTCGTCGGCCGCACCGTATTTTCCCCGTCCCAGCTTCCCGTGGGCATCGTCATCTCGATCATCGGGGCGCCCTATTTCGTCTGGCTGCTCGCCAAGCAGCGCAGGCATGGATAA
- a CDS encoding anhydro-N-acetylmuramic acid kinase, whose translation MMAWTPPRPYAIGVGLMSGTSLDGVDAAVVRLEGSGLDARAELLHFHTRAYGEPLRESLRKLCDPGASDVESLCGMNVYMAELFAAAVLEAVRDAGLSMSEVDFVSSHGQTVWHMPEPPAGKPHLSRSTLQIGDLSVLAKLTGVLAVGDFRPADLAVGGQGAPLVPYGDLVLLRHPDRGRLLQNIGGIGNCTALPAGAGPQDVFAFDTGPGNMVIDAAVHRLTGGAAGYDAGGAMAARGKPDAGLLAELLEHPYFRMPPPKSTGRELFGAAYADSFLERAADRGLGPEDIVATATALTARSIADACRQLVLPRCPVHELVVSGGGAHNATLLDMLAGLLPELSVTTSSALGIPDDAKEAVIFALLGHDFLLGQANNLPSATGASRPTVMGKLALP comes from the coding sequence ATGATGGCCTGGACGCCTCCCCGTCCGTACGCGATCGGCGTCGGACTGATGTCGGGCACTTCGCTCGACGGCGTGGATGCGGCCGTCGTTCGGCTTGAGGGCAGCGGCTTGGACGCCCGCGCCGAGCTGCTTCATTTCCATACCCGCGCGTACGGGGAGCCTCTTCGGGAAAGCCTCCGCAAGCTGTGCGATCCCGGGGCTTCCGATGTGGAGAGCCTGTGCGGCATGAACGTCTATATGGCGGAGCTGTTCGCGGCCGCCGTTCTGGAGGCGGTGCGGGATGCCGGGCTCTCCATGTCGGAGGTGGACTTCGTCAGCTCGCACGGACAGACGGTGTGGCATATGCCGGAGCCGCCCGCCGGCAAGCCCCATCTGTCGAGGTCGACGCTGCAGATCGGCGATCTGTCGGTGCTTGCGAAGCTCACGGGAGTGCTCGCGGTCGGCGATTTCCGACCTGCCGACCTCGCCGTCGGCGGCCAGGGCGCGCCGCTTGTCCCTTACGGCGATCTTGTGCTGCTTCGCCATCCCGACCGCGGCCGGCTGCTGCAGAACATAGGCGGCATCGGCAATTGCACGGCGCTTCCTGCCGGAGCCGGACCGCAGGATGTGTTCGCCTTCGATACCGGGCCGGGCAATATGGTCATCGATGCAGCGGTGCATCGCCTCACCGGCGGCGCGGCCGGCTACGACGCGGGAGGGGCCATGGCGGCGCGCGGCAAGCCGGACGCCGGGCTGCTGGCCGAGCTGCTGGAGCATCCGTACTTCCGCATGCCGCCGCCGAAGTCGACCGGCCGGGAGCTGTTCGGCGCCGCTTACGCCGACAGCTTCCTGGAGCGGGCCGCTGATCGCGGCCTTGGCCCCGAGGATATCGTCGCGACGGCTACGGCTCTGACCGCCCGATCCATCGCGGACGCCTGCCGGCAGCTCGTGCTGCCGCGCTGCCCGGTTCACGAGCTGGTCGTCAGCGGCGGCGGGGCCCACAACGCGACGCTGCTGGATATGCTGGCCGGGCTGCTCCCCGAGCTGTCGGTAACGACCTCGAGCGCCCTGGGCATTCCGGACGACGCCAAGGAAGCCGTCATCTTCGCCCTGCTCGGGCATGATTTCCTGCTCGGCCAGGCCAACAACCTGCCGAGCGCGACGGGGGCATCGCGCCCGACCGTCATGGGGAAGCTCGCGCTTCCTTGA
- a CDS encoding PIG-L family deacetylase, protein MSERKPLTILGIGAHVGDVELVAGGVLASHCLKGDRIATLALTAGERGVPEGQDVNDYREQKIREAHTFAGMLGGEARVFEIPDGEIPDDEAIRLRVCDVIREVKPNIIITHHCNSMHKDHATTHRIVNDARFFAGLKAMEREHPAHFAGKLYYGENWEDAVGYVPYVYVDFDQAAFDLWIEALSTHWFVTGSKSFNYMDYYKSLARVRGLEARKEYAETFMIPPETMRLRQSEL, encoded by the coding sequence ATGAGCGAGAGAAAGCCTTTGACGATTCTTGGGATCGGCGCGCATGTAGGCGACGTCGAGCTGGTGGCGGGCGGCGTGCTCGCCAGCCATTGCCTGAAGGGCGACCGCATCGCGACGCTGGCGCTGACCGCAGGCGAGCGAGGCGTGCCCGAGGGCCAAGATGTGAACGATTACCGCGAGCAGAAAATCCGCGAAGCCCATACGTTCGCCGGCATGCTCGGCGGCGAAGCGAGAGTGTTCGAGATTCCCGACGGAGAGATTCCCGACGACGAGGCGATCCGCCTGCGCGTCTGCGATGTCATCCGCGAGGTGAAGCCGAACATCATCATCACCCATCACTGCAACAGCATGCACAAGGACCATGCCACGACGCACCGGATCGTCAATGACGCGCGGTTTTTCGCCGGGCTGAAGGCGATGGAGCGGGAGCATCCGGCCCATTTTGCCGGCAAGCTCTACTACGGGGAGAACTGGGAGGACGCAGTCGGCTACGTCCCCTACGTCTATGTCGACTTCGACCAGGCGGCGTTCGATCTCTGGATCGAGGCGCTGTCCACCCATTGGTTCGTCACCGGCAGCAAGTCGTTCAATTATATGGACTACTACAAGAGCCTGGCGCGCGTGCGCGGTCTCGAAGCCCGCAAGGAATACGCGGAGACGTTCATGATTCCGCCGGAGACGATGCGTCTGCGCCAATCCGAGCTGTAA
- a CDS encoding carbohydrate ABC transporter permease, which produces MGLYNTHLGNTMLRNLRNAVIIFLLLLFALATLFPIYFMFISSFGDPVEAGAVSYSLWPEKITLDSYKFFFDYSEYSYRWLANSLLVATVTMVSNVVFATMAGYAFAKIRFRGSKVLFGVLLVAMMIPYQVTQVPLYILIVNVFNISNSYTALIAPSLVTVYNIFLAKQFMGSIPKEILESAKVEGCSQWQILTRIVMPLSKTVMAVMAILTFMEAWNTFFWPFLVTNTMDMQTIQVGLKNFRFANTTYFAPMMAGATVSALPMFILFFSLQRYFLEGVTVGAVKG; this is translated from the coding sequence ATGGGCTTATACAACACTCACTTAGGCAACACGATGCTGCGCAACCTGCGCAATGCCGTCATCATCTTCCTCCTTCTGCTGTTCGCGCTGGCGACGCTGTTCCCGATCTACTTCATGTTCATCTCCTCCTTCGGAGATCCGGTGGAGGCGGGGGCGGTCAGCTATTCCCTGTGGCCGGAGAAGATCACGCTCGATTCCTACAAGTTCTTCTTCGATTACAGCGAGTACTCGTACCGTTGGCTGGCCAACTCCCTGCTCGTCGCGACCGTGACGATGGTGTCCAACGTCGTGTTCGCCACGATGGCGGGCTACGCCTTCGCCAAGATCCGCTTCCGGGGCAGCAAGGTCCTGTTCGGCGTCCTGCTCGTCGCCATGATGATTCCGTACCAGGTGACGCAGGTTCCGCTGTACATCCTCATCGTCAACGTCTTCAACATCTCCAACTCGTATACGGCGCTGATCGCGCCGAGCCTGGTCACCGTCTACAACATCTTCCTGGCCAAGCAGTTCATGGGCTCCATACCGAAGGAAATTCTGGAGAGCGCCAAGGTGGAGGGCTGCAGCCAGTGGCAGATCCTCACCCGCATCGTCATGCCGCTGTCCAAAACCGTCATGGCCGTCATGGCCATCCTTACGTTCATGGAGGCGTGGAATACGTTCTTCTGGCCGTTCCTCGTGACCAACACGATGGACATGCAGACGATCCAGGTCGGACTCAAGAACTTCCGCTTCGCCAATACGACGTATTTCGCCCCGATGATGGCGGGCGCGACCGTATCGGCGCTGCCGATGTTCATCCTGTTCTTCAGCCTGCAGCGCTACTTCCTGGAAGGCGTCACTGTCGGAGCCGTAAAAGGCTGA
- a CDS encoding DUF1540 domain-containing protein has product MAKDVLCEVNSCKNWADGNKCSASSIYVVSHRGQASQSEETDCKTFEPKL; this is encoded by the coding sequence ATGGCAAAAGACGTTCTGTGCGAAGTGAACTCCTGCAAGAACTGGGCCGACGGCAACAAATGCAGCGCTTCGTCGATCTACGTGGTCAGCCACCGTGGACAAGCCAGCCAATCCGAAGAGACGGATTGCAAGACGTTCGAACCGAAACTGTAA